Part of the Sphingobacterium sp. LZ7M1 genome, ATCCGCACGAGCAGTTAAAGTAACTGAATAACGGTCATCGTAGCTATAGTTACCACGAACGAAATACGAGTTCATCGCCCATTTGTTTGTTCCTGAACCTGGAGAACCTGGGATAGAACCAACACCTAAGTTGTTGTATTCATAAGCATCGGTAGTAAATCCTTCCGTACGGGTATTGAAACCGAAATAGGTACGTTCCTGCCAAGAAAGACCCGCCATAGCATTTACCCTATGTTTGTCGAAAGTCTTGTTGTAGGTTAGGTACGTTTCTTCTTGCCAATACAGGTCATTCCAGCTGCTCACTTCAGCCCAACCGTTAGGTCTTGAGATGTTATTCAATAAAATAGAAGAATATCCTCTGTATTCTTTTCTGTGGTTATCAATACCGAATTGAGTTTTCAGGTCTAAACCATCAGCAATGTGGAAAGTCAATGCCGCATTACCGAAGATTTGGGTATTGTAGCGCATTCTCTTCTGCAAATCCAAGATAGAAACTGGGTTTGCCATACCTTCGAATGCCAACACGTTAGAAACCGTTGAAGATGAAGAGTTAGTGTATTTACCATCCGGTTGGTAGATAGGTAACCAAGGAAGCATTTCGATCATGGTACGACGCGCATCCTGACCACCACCATCCTCTGGTGTATGTTGGCCCCAAGTATGGTTTGCCAATAAGTTCACACTGGTCGATAACCATTCCTTAACTTTAGAATCATAGGCTAATTTACCGTTGATACGTTTGCTGTAGGTATTGTTCACCACCCCTTGGTTTTCAGAGTAGTTCAAGAACGCACCAACCGATGAATTCTCGTCACCTTGTTGGATATCGATCTGGTGGTTATGGGACAGGGAATTCCTTGTCGCCTCTCTCTGCCAGTCCGTATTGTACAATGGGTTACCGCTTGCATCGAAGTAGTTCGGGTCATTGAACCAGGAAGTCTTGTTCAGGTTCCAGTTCTTGCCCTGCCATTTGTTTTCGTTCTCAAGACCGATCATAAAGGCATCCACCCATTCCTGACCGCTCAGAACATCCATATAGCGCTGTACAGAGTTACTGCTCACAGAACCTTGGTAGCTGATTGTCCTTCTGCCATCCTTGTTACCCCTTTTGGTCGTAACCAAGATAACACCGTTGGCACCACGCGCACCATAGATCGCTGCTGATGAAGCGTCTTTCAATACTTCGATACTCTGGATATCGTTCGGGTTCAACAAATGGAAATCTTGCATCACCACTCCATCCACCACGTAAAGTGGGTTTGAAGAAGAGTTGATGGTGTTTGTACCACGGATAATCACCCTATTGGCATAGGCACCTGGCTGGCTCGAGTTGGAATAGATGTTGACACCTGGCGCTTTACCCCTTAAGTTTTCTAGGGGACTAAAGCTCTGTGCCTTGATCATGTCCTCTCCTTTTACGTTGGAGATCGAACCCGTCACATCAGACTTTCTCATGGTACCATAACCTACAACCACCAATTCCTCGATCTGTTGATCGGAACTTTCTAGAGAGAAGTTCATGGTGCTGGAACTTACCGTTTTCTCTTGGGACTTGAACCCTAAGAAATTGGCAACGATTACCTGACCGGTATTTGCTGCAATGGAGAAGTTACCATTGTCGTCGGTCTGCGTGGCGGTATTGGTACCTTTGACAGAGATGGTCACCCCTCCCATAGGCTGGTTAGTACCTGCATCACGGACAACGCCTGAAACGGTCTGTTGCTGCAAATTAGTGGTTAGGACTGCGTTCGGTCCAAAGCTAACATTGGCATTAGCCGGACTGTAACTAGTTGCGAGGAGCACTAAGGGAATAATCCATAGCCTCTTGCCTCTACGAGTAAAATTGTCAGAATTCCACATAAAAATATAGTTAATAATAAATAATGCTAAAACGATTTATAATTTTGGCTCTAAAAATCTCAAATACAGGTTTCCTAATTAAATAACTGTGTTAGGTGTTCTCTTCAATAGTTAAAGTTCATCACGAATTAACGCAATAAATTTGATTTCAGCTATACTTTTTAAAAATTTTATAAACTCTTTCGTGTTTTGTAATAATGGTTAAGGAATGTAAATAGT contains:
- a CDS encoding TonB-dependent receptor, whose translation is MWNSDNFTRRGKRLWIIPLVLLATSYSPANANVSFGPNAVLTTNLQQQTVSGVVRDAGTNQPMGGVTISVKGTNTATQTDDNGNFSIAANTGQVIVANFLGFKSQEKTVSSSTMNFSLESSDQQIEELVVVGYGTMRKSDVTGSISNVKGEDMIKAQSFSPLENLRGKAPGVNIYSNSSQPGAYANRVIIRGTNTINSSSNPLYVVDGVVMQDFHLLNPNDIQSIEVLKDASSAAIYGARGANGVILVTTKRGNKDGRRTISYQGSVSSNSVQRYMDVLSGQEWVDAFMIGLENENKWQGKNWNLNKTSWFNDPNYFDASGNPLYNTDWQREATRNSLSHNHQIDIQQGDENSSVGAFLNYSENQGVVNNTYSKRINGKLAYDSKVKEWLSTSVNLLANHTWGQHTPEDGGGQDARRTMIEMLPWLPIYQPDGKYTNSSSSTVSNVLAFEGMANPVSILDLQKRMRYNTQIFGNAALTFHIADGLDLKTQFGIDNHRKEYRGYSSILLNNISRPNGWAEVSSWNDLYWQEETYLTYNKTFDKHRVNAMAGLSWQERTYFGFNTRTEGFTTDAYEYNNLGVGSIPGSPGSGTNKWAMNSYFVRGNYSYDDRYSVTLTARADGSSKFGQDKKYGFFPSAGLAWNVSNEQFMRDQNTVSNLKLHTSYGITGNSEIDPYSSLFMIGAGTTLINSNREPSYVVGNLGNPGLQWEKTKTYDAGFELGLFENKLNFDISYYNRTTTDLLLRAPVPYSTGFNDVWKNIGSVRNSGVEVLVTANPIRRDDLTWNISLNGSYNKNKVLKLGENNEDILLNGWVGGPNSIIRVGENLNSFYGYEREKIYTVQDFENGEIDQNKIGRPKRSTTQRILGQGVPDWMGSFINTVNYKNFDLTVDLQFVYGVETMQQFFHSTYDRFGITNGLKTILTDAYNGTNPGTMQQAIYLTNNGHAGQDTNVDSQWVVDGSYLRVNVLQLGYSFKSDLASRMGFSALRIYASANNPWLFTNKDFQGYDPESTSLGEGNKFGQNMTFFSYPRAKTFTFGVNLTL